The Lewinella sp. 4G2 nucleotide sequence CTTCTAGTCGCAAGTAGTCCCTTGCACTGGATTTGCTCTAGCTAAATGACAACAAGTACCCTTTACTGATTGCCATAAGCCGCTCTTCAACTCTGATTGGTAGATTCATCTGAAGAATACGGATGGTGCCTTCCCCCGCCTTCGAGAATGATTTTAATTTGCCATTCGGTAAAAGTTGAAAGTGTTCGTTCCAAATCTGTCTCCTCGGATGAAACAATAGTTCAATCTCCTCAGTAGTATAATCGTAGCTAACGATACTACTTCCCTTATACCGATTACAGGCGGGACAAGCGTAAGCTAAATTTTCAAGTAAGTCAGGCCCACCTTGTTTTCGGCTGATAACGTGTTCAATGTGATAAGTATAGAAGGTACTGAACTGAGGCATAGTACAGTACTCACATCTATCCGATGAAAGCTCAATTAGTTCTGTCCGAAAGTTCTCAAGCAAGGTGTTAGTTCCCATTTTGAGACTTGCCGTTTAGCTCTGCGTGAGCATTGAGCTTAGCGATTGACATTATGTGTTGTGCTAATAAGCTTTGATCTAACTCTTTCTGTTCTTCCTCAGTAGCAGCCTCCGCCTCGACTAATGCTATTAATTTACGTAGATGAAGGTCTTCTTCCTCGGAAGATCTGTAAGCCATTATTTCCTCGGCGGAATGGCCTTCACCCAAGAAAGCTACAACCCTGGCCAGCATTGTGAAATCGGCAACTAACATGGTTAAATGGTTTGTAAAAGAGATAACGACTTAGTGCAGAGGGAAAGTTTACTGCGGGACAGCTTATCACAATATCGAATACTGCAAGAAATCCGCCTTCTCCGGGTAGTCCGTATTGTAGTGGAGGCCACGGCTTTCGTGGCGTAGACTGGCCGCTTTGGTGACGAGGTGGCCGATCGTGATGAGGTTGCGAAGTTCACACAACTGGGTACTTACCAAGCTTTGCTTGTACAGTTCTTCCGTCTCCGTACCGAGCAATTCGAGGCGTTTCTGCGCCCGCTCAAGGCGTTTATCGTTGCGGACGATGCCTACGTAGCTGGACATCACTTCCTTGAGCTCTTTGGTGGATTGGGTGATGAGGACCTTTTCCTTCGGGTCCATCGTCGCCGTACGGTTCCAGTGGGGGATGTTTTCTTCGATATCCGCCAAATCGATGTTGGCCGCAATGGAATGCGCGATCCGGTGGCCAAAAACGAGCGCCTCCAACAGGCTGTTGGACGCGAGGCGGTTGGCTCCGTGGAGCCCGGTGGACGTACACTCTCCGCAGGCGTAGAGATTGCTGACGTTGCACTTCCCATACTCATCCACCTTCACGCCGCCGCACATATAGTGGCAGGCCGGGCAGACGGGGATCATGTCCTTCGCCGGGTCGATCCCGATGCTCAGGCACTTATCCCGGATGGTGGGGAAGTGCTTGATGAAGTGGGCCTCATCGATGTGGGTACAGTCGAGCCACATACATTCTACGCCGGCCAGTTTCATTTCGTTGTCGATGGCCCGGGCCACGATGTCGCGGGGTGCCAGGCTGCCGCGGGGGTCGTAGTCGTGCATGAACTCAGTCCCGTCTTTTCGCTTCAGGATCGCCCCCTCGCCTCGAACGGCCTCACTGACCAAAAAGGCCTGCGGGTCACCGACGGGGTTGTACAGTGCGGTGGGGTGGAACTGAACGAATTCCATGTTTTCCAGGTGAACCTTGGCCCGGTAGGCCATCGCAATGCCGTCGCCCGTCGCAATTACGGGGTTAGTCGTGGAGCGGTAGATCTGTCCGTTACCACCGGCGGCCAGGACGGTGTTTTTCGCCAGGATCTTATCAATCTCGCCGGTCTTCCGGTTGAGGACGTAACAGCCGTAACACTCAATGTCGGGCGTCAGCTTCGTGACGATGTAGCCGAGGTGGTGTTGCGTCAGGAGGTCCAACGCAAAGAAGTGTTCGTGGACGACGAGGTTATCCAGCGTCGCCGCCTTGGCGCTGAGGGCGCGTTGGATCTCCCAGCCCGTCAGGTCCTTGTAGTGGAGGATGCGGTTTTCGGAGTGCCCCCCTTCCCGGCCGAGGTCGTACTTTTTGAATTGGTCGAGGTCAAAGCGAGTCCCCCATTCGATGATCTCTTCGACGCGGGTTGGCCCTTCTTCCACGACGATGCGGACGATGTGCTCGTCGCACAGCCCCGCTCCCGCATCGAGGGTATCGGCGATGTGCTTTTCGAAGTTGTCAGAATTGTGGTCCCACACCGCCGCAACGCCACCCTGTGCGTAGCTGGTGTTGCTCTCCCGCTCGTTGACTTTAGTAAGGACGTCAATCTTAAGGTCCGGCCGTAGGATGGCCAGCTTGATACCAGTAGAAAGGCCGGCAATTCCGGAGCCAATGATGAGGACGTCGGTGGTGAGCATGAGTTAGGGTTGGGTTGGGGAATTATTTACGGTTGAAGGTAAGGTATTGGTTCGTTGGTGCTTTAGTGCTTTAGCTTCGCTGCTACTGCGTGGTGGGCTGCCGCTGTTATGTGCGGTAGCCTAAAGCACTAAAATACTAAAGTACCCGAGAGCACGTCACCCTCCCGCCACCAACTCCTCCAACCGATGCCGCGTCACCCCGAAAGTCTGCTTCAAAGTTGCGACCTCTTCCAGTGCCGCTTCCCGTTCTTTACCCCGAATGGCCGTGATCATCACGTTCTTGGCGGTGTGTTCCAGGGGGATGAATTCGAAAACCTTGGTCTTGTATCCCTGAGCCTGAAGAAGTAGGGCGCGGAGCCCATCCGTCAGCATGGCGGCCTGGCGTTCGAGGAGGATGCCGTTGTTAAGGAGCGGTTTAAGATCTGCGGGGACGGCCATGTCCTTGCGTACCTGTTTTTGGCAACAGGGGGCAACGACCATGATTTCGGCTTTTTTCAGCAGACCTTGGTACAGGGCATCGTCGGTAGCCGTATCGCAGGCGTGGAGGGCGATCAGCATTTCGATGCTGGCCGGACGATAGGTATCGATGTAGCCTTCGACGAAACGGAGGTCGGTGAAGCCATTTTCTTTGGCGATCTCCGTACACTTTTCTACCAGCTTCGGCCGCAGTTCGACGCCGGTTACGCGGACGTTGAGGCCAAGCGTATTGACCAGGTGGTCGTACAGCGCGAAGGTGAGGTAGCCGCTGCCCGAACCCATGTCCACGATGTGTGCACCGGCTTTGAGGGGGTGTTCCTTGACGAGCCCGTCAATGATCTCCACGAACTTATTGATCTGCTTGAACTTGCGCTTGCCGGCGGGCAGAACGATCCCATCCTTATTGGTCACGCCGAGGCTGACGAGGTAGGGCCGGTCGGCGCCAATATCACGGTGCTTGGTTCGGTTGTGGGCCTGGATAACGGGCTTGCCGTACTTCACGTCGGCCTCCTCCATCGGCTGCATCCCCCGGTCGTTGATGGGCGATGTCGTAGGCTCGTCGGCCGGGGAAGTTTCCCGGCGGGTTTTGCTGGAGGGCCGGTTCATGATCCGGGCGTTGCCCTTCCGGCTGATCGCGATACTGAGGTGTTCGTAGGGGGTGAAGAGATCGGCGTTGTAGTATTCTTTGCCCAATAGTCTTCTTAGGAGGTCCATCCCCCGGTCAATGGGGAAGTTCTTTACTTCCTCGCGGTCCTGGTAGCGGTGGTTGATCTGGAGTTGGGTTTCCCCCTTGATGTCCACGAAACGGACGTAGAGGTTCTTGGGCTTCGTCGGTACCTTTTTGGCGGGTTTGGAAAAGGTGAGTTTGATCAGTTCCCGCGCGTCGACTACTTCGCGGCAGGTTTTCCAGAATTTATCCAGGGGGCTGTTTTCAGGCATAGTCGTTCCAACGGTTTCGGGGCGGGGGTGGTTGGCGGCTGGCCCTGCTTTTCCCATTTCCTGGCACCTGCGTCAGCGCCGGAAAGTTTGAATAAAATACAGGTAAAACATTTTGTAGGTAAAAGTTAGAAGCTTTATATTTGTCACAACACTATTTAAACACATGCACATGACTACCCAGCAAGTAGCCGACCGCCTCGTAGAGATGGTCCGCACCGGTAAGAGCGACGACGCCTACCTCGAATTATTCGCCGAAAATGCTTCCTCCCACGAAATGCCCGGCGTACCCGGTGGCGACGTACAGGGCCGCGATAATCTCATCCAGAAGAGTAAAAAGTGGGCCGAGAACGTGGCGGAGATCCATACGCTGACCGTGACCGATCCCCTCATCCACGGAGAATTCTTCACCGTCGGTATGAGTATCGACCTCACCAAGAAAGACGGTGGCCGCACCGGCCTGGAAGAGGAAATTTGCGTGTACCACGTGCGGGACGGGAAGATCCAGAGTGAGCGCTTCGTTTACGCGATGGGCTAAAGATTAGCTGTAGTTGGCCATGCTAGCCGCATTTTGGCGCTAAATAGGTGACAAGCGACACGGTTTCCTATAAGAAGCCAAGGAGGGAAAAGAGGGAAAGGGAGGGGTGCCTGCGGCGTTTCGCGCTTTTTATACTCCTTCGTCCGTTGCTATGCTCATCCAGGTAAGGATTGGTTTACACCGAATACAGCACCGGGTTGAGCGGAGAATTAACCGTCTCCCCCACCGGGCTGCCGGGCATCCACGTATCCAGATCGTTTTGCTGGTGCTTATTGATGGGTTCAGTGACCTTCATGTCCTTATCCATGTAGATGACGGTCATCACTTTCCGGACCTGATCGGTCGTGTTAGCGCCAGCGCGGTGGAATACCCAACCGGAATGAAAGCTCACCTCGCCAGCCTCGAAACCTTCGATGACGTGGGGGAAGTCGGTCACCCGCAATTTTTCCTGCAGGATGGCTTCGGACTGATCCGAGATCGCCAGGTCACGGCCCTCCTCAATCCGGTGGCTACCGGCACTGAACTCCAGTGGCCCCATTTCCTTGGGCGTTGCTTGTAGTGGGATCCACGCCGTGATCGTCTTGTCACTACTCAACGGCCAGTAGTACTGGTCCGCATGCCAGGGGGTGATGCCGCCGCCGGCTTCCTTGAACAGCGCCTGGTCGTGGTACAAACGGACGCCATCTGCCTGCAATAACTGGGTGGCGATGGATGCGATGCGGGCGGAGAATACCAGTTCTTTGACTGCCTCGTCCTCTTCCCACAGGTTGAATAGCTGCAAAAATGCCTTACCGTAGGTATCCCTTTCTTCCAGCGGAACGGCTGCAAGATCCTGCCGTTTAATCGCTACCCTACGGGAAATGACATCGTTGAAATGAGCCAGTTCCTCCTCCGTCAGCACCTGCTTGAGTTTGATGTAGCGGTGTTCGTCGTAGAAAGCAATCTGCTCCGAGGTGAGCGCGTAGGGTTGATCGAGCATAGTTAGTGTACTTTGGACACTAAGGTAGGGTGTTTGGATGGGTGGCGCAAATTCTTCCGGCCTGAGCAGACATTAGAAGTTGGATTTGTTTCGCAGTACTCCGTGCATTAGATTTTAGACGGGCGGGGCAGGACGCTCGCAGGAACTCAAATCTTGCTGCGCGCGCTTTGGCCACGCTTCAAGGTCCTTGGAGGGAGGTAAAGAGTTAGCAACTTACCCATTTCATCAGGTCCTCGGAGCGTGCGACGCAGGAGCTCCTCCGAGCGTCCGGCTTGAGCCGTACATCACCCAAACCCCACTAAACCTCCCAACTACGATAAAAATCGTAATAACCTTTGCGCTACTACGAGAGTTCCCGTACATTTGCTACGAAGAAAATCGTAGTAAGCGCAATGAAGGATAAAAAACCACAACCCACCACGGCCGAACTGGCCATCCTGACCATCCTCTGGGAGGAAGGCCCCCAACCCGTTAGGGTCATCCACGAACGGTTGGCGGCCGAGAAGGACGTCGTCTACACGACCGTTCTGAAAACCATGCAGGTGATGCTGGAGCGGGGCTTCCTCGGCCGGGAAAGCCAGGGGCGGAAGCACATCTACCACGCCGCCATCACCAAAGAAAAGACCCAGGATAGCCTGCTGGACACCTTCGTCAACCGCGCCTTCGGTGGCTCGGCCAAGAAGCTGGCCATGCGCGCGCTGGGCAATTACGAAACGAGTAAAGAGGACCTGGACGAACTTAAGGCCCTCATTGAAAAAATCGAAAAACAGCAGTCATGATCGAGCACGCACTTTCGCCCGAACTCGTCCATGCCATCGGCTGGTCGCTGGTTCATTCTCTCTGGCAGGCCGCCGTTTTTGCCCTCGGCCTCGGCGGTCTCCTCCTCGCCCTGCGCAAGTACAGCGCCCGCGCTCGGTACTACGTATCCATCGCGATGCTGTTTGGCTTTTTCCTGACGGTTGGCCTCACCTTTGCGGCCCAGTTCCAACAAACTTTTGCTGGGTCTCCATTCCGGCAGACCGGCGTGTCCGCAAACGCTGGACCGGCTTCTGCCGGAGCGACGGTGAGCCCCTTTAACCCGGCACCCGCGGCAGCGCCCGAAATGGCTTCGTCGTCGGCGGCGGCTACGGGGCTGGCGGCGCGGTTCACCCGCTACTACAATACGCACCTCCCGCTGATCGTCACGGTTTGGCTGCTGGGGGTGCTCGTCCTGCAGCTGCGGTTCGTGGGTCAGCTGGCCTACCTGCAACGCCTGAAAAACTACGGGACGGAGAAATTCCCGGCCACCTTTGCGCCCCTCCTGCGGGAGGTGGAGGACGCGATCAGCCTCACCAAGGCGGTGCGCTACCTGACGTCCTACCGCGTCAATTCACCCTTCACGGTGGGGTGGCTGCGGCCGGTCGTGCTCTTCCCGGCAACACTGCTGGAGCAACTCAACGAGCCGGAGTTACGGGCCATCATCGCCCACGAACTGGCGCACGTGAAACGGCACGATTTCCACGTCAATTTGGCCCAGACCCTGTTCTGCATCCTCTTTTTCTACCACCCGGCCGTCTGGTGGATGTCCGCCCGCATAGAGGAAGAACGGGAACACTGCTGCGACGATCTGGCGATTGAAGTAACGGGCGAGCGCGTAGGTTATGCGCGGACGCTGGTGCAGTTAAATGAGCAAGCAAGGGGTCCGGAACTCGCCATGGCGCTCGGTGGACACGGCAAAGGATTCAAGTCACGCGTAACCCGATTGCTCTCCGGATACCTGGGGACGGGCACCTACGGGGAGGGCTTCACGTCCGCGGTGATCATCTTCGGCATCATGGCGGTGGCCGTCGCGCTTTCCGCCGAAGGCACCCAAATGATCAACGAACCCGCCTACCGTACGGACAACGTCATCTCCAACGTCACGAGCGACCGCCGGGCGGATGAATACGAAGCGGAGTACGCAGCCACCCAGGAAACCGCCCTCCTGATGCTTACCGCTGCGAGCGATGGCGACTTCCGCCTGGTGCAAAGTCTTCTCGATCGGGGAGCCGACGTGAACGCCACCAACGCACCCAACGCCGCCACCTACACCCCGCTGATGGCGGCCGTGAAGGAAGGCGAAGTAGAGGTCGCCCGCCTGCTCATCGAGCGGGGGGCGGACGTCAACGCCATCCACGAAGGCGGCTGGACGCCCCTGATCTACGCCGCGAGTGAAGACTACCCCGAGGTGGTGCAACTCCTCATCGAATCTGGCGCGGAGGTCGATTACGTCAACAAAAACAACTGGACGGCCCTCATCGAGGCGGCCGACGAAGATGCCCTCGAATGCGCCAGGATCCTGCTGAAGGCCGGCGCGTCCGTTGATCTTCCCGGCCTCCCACGGTCGGCGCTCACCATGGCCGCCAGCGAGGGCCACGCCGAAATGATCGGCCTGCTCATCGCGGCGGGGGCGAGCGTCAACCGGTCAGGCCAGCAAAATCACCCCCTCCACGCCGCCGCCGAAGAGAACAATCTCGACATCGTCAAACTCCTCATCAGAAAGGGCGCTGACGCAGGTACAGTGGATGGATACGGGCGCAATGCCCTGCACTACGCCGCCGAGGAAGGAAATACGCGGATCGTGAGTTACTTACTGGCAAAGGGAGTACAACCGGACCTGGTAGATACCTACGGCCGCACTCCCCTGAGTTACGCCGCCGAAGAAGGAGAAACCCGCATCGTTAACCTCCTCCTTGACGCCGGGGCGACGGTACGGTAAGGCTCCAATCTTTCAATGATAATGTTAGCCGGGATACCGCGCTGAATTACGTTCAGGCCTGGTGTCCCGGCCCGGAACGGCGATCTCTCCCGGGTGGATCGCTGAATCTTGATCCCAATACCCTAAAACCACCACCCCCATGAAGTTCTTGTTTTTCCTGAGCCTGCTGGCCTCCGCCGGTAGCCTCCTGGCTACTGCCTTGCCCGCTTCTTCCCTAAAAGCCAGCCTCCGCGGAACGGTGGAGGCCGACGGCACCGGCCCCCTCGAATACGCAACGGTCTCCGCCTTCCTGCCGGATAGCAGCCTGGTGGACGGGACGGTGACTGACGCCAACGGCGCCTTCGCCCTCAGCCTGCCGAAGGGTGGCTACCGCCTGCGGATCGAATTCATCGGTTTCGCCGCCCGCGAAATGGCAGTGAACCTCACGGGTAATCTGGACCTCGGGGCCATCAATCTAAGTGGTGGGGTGGACCTCAGCACCGTCGAGGTAAGGGCCGAACGGAGTTCCATGACCCTCCAGCTGGATAAGAAGGTCTTCAACGTCGGGGAAGACGCCCTGGCGGCCGGCGGCACGGCGAATGAGGTGCTGGAGCAAATCCCCTCCGTCACCGTAAGCCCGGACGGCGC carries:
- a CDS encoding HNH endonuclease; the encoded protein is MGTNTLLENFRTELIELSSDRCEYCTMPQFSTFYTYHIEHVISRKQGGPDLLENLAYACPACNRYKGSSIVSYDYTTEEIELLFHPRRQIWNEHFQLLPNGKLKSFSKAGEGTIRILQMNLPIRVEERLMAISKGYLLSFS
- the nadB gene encoding L-aspartate oxidase, which encodes MLTTDVLIIGSGIAGLSTGIKLAILRPDLKIDVLTKVNERESNTSYAQGGVAAVWDHNSDNFEKHIADTLDAGAGLCDEHIVRIVVEEGPTRVEEIIEWGTRFDLDQFKKYDLGREGGHSENRILHYKDLTGWEIQRALSAKAATLDNLVVHEHFFALDLLTQHHLGYIVTKLTPDIECYGCYVLNRKTGEIDKILAKNTVLAAGGNGQIYRSTTNPVIATGDGIAMAYRAKVHLENMEFVQFHPTALYNPVGDPQAFLVSEAVRGEGAILKRKDGTEFMHDYDPRGSLAPRDIVARAIDNEMKLAGVECMWLDCTHIDEAHFIKHFPTIRDKCLSIGIDPAKDMIPVCPACHYMCGGVKVDEYGKCNVSNLYACGECTSTGLHGANRLASNSLLEALVFGHRIAHSIAANIDLADIEENIPHWNRTATMDPKEKVLITQSTKELKEVMSSYVGIVRNDKRLERAQKRLELLGTETEELYKQSLVSTQLCELRNLITIGHLVTKAASLRHESRGLHYNTDYPEKADFLQYSIL
- a CDS encoding SAM-dependent methyltransferase yields the protein MPENSPLDKFWKTCREVVDARELIKLTFSKPAKKVPTKPKNLYVRFVDIKGETQLQINHRYQDREEVKNFPIDRGMDLLRRLLGKEYYNADLFTPYEHLSIAISRKGNARIMNRPSSKTRRETSPADEPTTSPINDRGMQPMEEADVKYGKPVIQAHNRTKHRDIGADRPYLVSLGVTNKDGIVLPAGKRKFKQINKFVEIIDGLVKEHPLKAGAHIVDMGSGSGYLTFALYDHLVNTLGLNVRVTGVELRPKLVEKCTEIAKENGFTDLRFVEGYIDTYRPASIEMLIALHACDTATDDALYQGLLKKAEIMVVAPCCQKQVRKDMAVPADLKPLLNNGILLERQAAMLTDGLRALLLQAQGYKTKVFEFIPLEHTAKNVMITAIRGKEREAALEEVATLKQTFGVTRHRLEELVAGG
- a CDS encoding nuclear transport factor 2 family protein, with the protein product MTTQQVADRLVEMVRTGKSDDAYLELFAENASSHEMPGVPGGDVQGRDNLIQKSKKWAENVAEIHTLTVTDPLIHGEFFTVGMSIDLTKKDGGRTGLEEEICVYHVRDGKIQSERFVYAMG
- a CDS encoding phytanoyl-CoA dioxygenase family protein, whose protein sequence is MLDQPYALTSEQIAFYDEHRYIKLKQVLTEEELAHFNDVISRRVAIKRQDLAAVPLEERDTYGKAFLQLFNLWEEDEAVKELVFSARIASIATQLLQADGVRLYHDQALFKEAGGGITPWHADQYYWPLSSDKTITAWIPLQATPKEMGPLEFSAGSHRIEEGRDLAISDQSEAILQEKLRVTDFPHVIEGFEAGEVSFHSGWVFHRAGANTTDQVRKVMTVIYMDKDMKVTEPINKHQQNDLDTWMPGSPVGETVNSPLNPVLYSV
- a CDS encoding BlaI/MecI/CopY family transcriptional regulator; its protein translation is MKDKKPQPTTAELAILTILWEEGPQPVRVIHERLAAEKDVVYTTVLKTMQVMLERGFLGRESQGRKHIYHAAITKEKTQDSLLDTFVNRAFGGSAKKLAMRALGNYETSKEDLDELKALIEKIEKQQS
- a CDS encoding ankyrin repeat domain-containing protein, translated to MIEHALSPELVHAIGWSLVHSLWQAAVFALGLGGLLLALRKYSARARYYVSIAMLFGFFLTVGLTFAAQFQQTFAGSPFRQTGVSANAGPASAGATVSPFNPAPAAAPEMASSSAAATGLAARFTRYYNTHLPLIVTVWLLGVLVLQLRFVGQLAYLQRLKNYGTEKFPATFAPLLREVEDAISLTKAVRYLTSYRVNSPFTVGWLRPVVLFPATLLEQLNEPELRAIIAHELAHVKRHDFHVNLAQTLFCILFFYHPAVWWMSARIEEEREHCCDDLAIEVTGERVGYARTLVQLNEQARGPELAMALGGHGKGFKSRVTRLLSGYLGTGTYGEGFTSAVIIFGIMAVAVALSAEGTQMINEPAYRTDNVISNVTSDRRADEYEAEYAATQETALLMLTAASDGDFRLVQSLLDRGADVNATNAPNAATYTPLMAAVKEGEVEVARLLIERGADVNAIHEGGWTPLIYAASEDYPEVVQLLIESGAEVDYVNKNNWTALIEAADEDALECARILLKAGASVDLPGLPRSALTMAASEGHAEMIGLLIAAGASVNRSGQQNHPLHAAAEENNLDIVKLLIRKGADAGTVDGYGRNALHYAAEEGNTRIVSYLLAKGVQPDLVDTYGRTPLSYAAEEGETRIVNLLLDAGATVR